The Zygosaccharomyces rouxii strain CBS732 chromosome A complete sequence genome window below encodes:
- the TIM21 gene encoding Tim21p (similar to uniprot|P53220 Saccharomyces cerevisiae YGR033C FMP17 The authentic non-tagged protein was localized to the mitochondria), whose translation MLNLYAKRLPMAFRPNEITSSLLKPRVLRTAPSLPKIKHYSTFNSYAENGSSNDQQNNKKKNKIGIWPRIKSFTTFTVSGTLVVGAVGLSAIVIYLITSELFSPSGDTRMFNRSVSLVEKDESSRSLLQCDDDGDSKERLKAYGEVFASDKWTRNRPATSQKKLDKSGRFHYSMRFNVESKKRRGLVHVEAVDSDEHYQPDIISLYIDVPGEKRHYLIKPKLNTIVRPSGFLGVHWGPKRD comes from the coding sequence ATGTTAAATCTATATGCTAAACGACTGCCAATGGCTTTTAGGCCAAATGAGATTACATCATCTCTTCTTAAACCACGGGTATTGAGAACAGCTCCATCACTACCAAAAATCAAGCATTATTCTACATTCAATTCATATGCTGAAAATGGTAGTAGTAATGATCAACAGaataataagaaaaagaataaaattggaatttggCCAAGAATTAAATCATTTACCACTTTTACAGTTTCAGGAACCTTAGTCGTTGGTGCTGTTGGATTATCGGCGATCGTCATTTATTTAATCACATCTGAACTATTCTCACCTTCTGGTGATACTAGAATGTTTAACCGTTCGGTTTCTCTTgtggaaaaagatgaatctTCAAGGTCTTTATTACAGtgtgatgatgatggtgatagCAAGGAAAGATTAAAGGCATATGGTGAAGTTTTTGCAAGTGATAAATGGACAAGAAATAGACCCGCCACCTCacagaagaaattggataaatcaGGTAGATTTCATTATTCCATGAGGTTCAACGTTGAATCCAAGAAGAGGAGAGGTTTAGTTCATGTGGAAGCCGTTGATTCTGACGAGCACTATCAACCAGATATCATCAGTTTGTACATCGATGTACCGGGTGAAAAGCGTCATTATTTGATTAAGCCTAAATTGAACACAATTGTGAGGCCAAGCGGATTTTTAGGTGTTCATTGGGGTCCAAAGAGAGATTGA
- a CDS encoding 60S ribosomal protein uL24 (highly similar to uniprot|P05743 Saccharomyces cerevisiae YLR344W) gives MAKQSLDVSFDRSKARKAHFSAPSSERRVLLSAPLSKELRAQYGVRALPIRREDEVQVTRGSKKGQEGKVSSVYRLKFAVQVDKVTKEKANGASVPLNLHPSKVVITKLHLDKDRKALIQRRGGKLE, from the exons ATGGCTAAGCAATCTCTAG ACGTTTCTTTCGACAGAAGCAAGGCCAGAAAGGCTCACTTCTCTGCACCATCCTCTGAAAGACGTGTGCTTCTATCTGCTCCTCTATCTAAGGAATTGAGAGCTCAATACGGTGTCAGAGCTTTGCCAATCAGAAGAGAGGACGAAGTTCAAGTTACTCGTGGTTCCAAGAAGGGCCAAGAAGGTAAGGTTTCTAGCGTCTACAGATTGAAATTTGCCGTCCAAGTTGACAAGGTCACTAAGGAAAAGGCTAACGGTGCCTCTGTCCCATTGAACCTACACCCATCTAAGGTTGTTATCACTAAATTACACTTGGACAAGGACAGAAAGGCTTTGATCCAGAGAAGAGGTGGTAAGTTGGAAtaa